One stretch of Anolis carolinensis isolate JA03-04 chromosome 3, rAnoCar3.1.pri, whole genome shotgun sequence DNA includes these proteins:
- the vtcn1 gene encoding V-set domain-containing T-cell activation inhibitor 1 isoform X2, producing the protein MFSRSSLKMFLWLFLCVLQSDSSGLEITVTAKVGDEAKLPCNCHKKYTVNELKTYTIYWQKPVGNGKKDLVVIAHRDGKDEPNRKDQRYQNRTKMNEQNLTLSIFSVQASDKGTYKCIIITNEGTDEESVNFSVVADFSKPNIYAEIPNGCDLTQLTLRCSSHGGLNKDFKMLGSINNKTEKWTVSSTTDNQTELLNVTGYMQLNVTENIVVQCSVVYAGIQISANFTWSISKECLLTAPPHGIIIASSVILVFLVAVLVVIFRRLTCKNSRSSHPISSFQPVETFDLAPQQQQLNETVKEASF; encoded by the exons GCTTGGAGATTACTGTGACAGCCAAAGTAGGAGATGAAGCCAAACTTCCTTGCAATTGCCACAAAAAATATACAGTCAATGAACTGAAGACTTACACAATCTACTGGCAAAAACCAGTAGGAAATGGGAAAAAAGATCTGGTTGTGATAGCTCACAGAGATGGCAAAGACGAACCCAATAGAAAAGACCAACGTTATCAGAACAGAACAAAGATGAATGAGCAGAATCTTACACTTTCGATTTTCTCAGTGCAAGCATCAGATAAGGGCACATATAAGTGCATCATTATAACGAATGAAGGAACAGATGAAGAATCCGTCAACTTCTCTGTGGTGG CTGATTTTAGTAAGCCTAATATATATGCAGAGATACCTAATGGCTGTGACCTAACTCAGTTGACACTCAGGTGTTCTTCTCATGGAGGACTAAACAAAGATTTTAAGATGCTTGGATCTATCAATAATAAGACAGAGAAATGGACTGTTTCTTCAACAACTGACAACCAGACTGAACTTCTTAATGTTACTGGCTACATGCAGCTCAACGTGACTGAAAATATTGTTGTCCAATGCTCagttgtgtatgctggaatccagaTTTCTGCCAACTTCACATGGT CTATATCAAAGGAGTGTTTATTGACTGCTCCACCACATGGGATCATTATTGCTTCCTCCGTGATTCTCGTTTTTCTTGTAGCTGTGCTAGTAGTAATCTTTCGGCGGCTCA CCTGCAAGAATTCGAGGTCCTCTCACCCTATCAGTTCTTTCCAACCAGTGGAAACATTTGACTTGGCACCACAGCAGCAACAACTAAATGAGACAGTCAAGGAGGCATCATTCTGA
- the vtcn1 gene encoding V-set domain-containing T-cell activation inhibitor 1 isoform X1 produces MFSRSSLKMFLWLFLCVLQSDSSGLEITVTAKVGDEAKLPCNCHKKYTVNELKTYTIYWQKPVGNGKKDLVVIAHRDGKDEPNRKDQRYQNRTKMNEQNLTLSIFSVQASDKGTYKCIIITNEGTDEESVNFSVVADFSKPNIYAEIPNGCDLTQLTLRCSSHGGLNKDFKMLGSINNKTEKWTVSSTTDNQTELLNVTGYMQLNVTENIVVQCSVVYAGIQISANFTWSISKECLLTAPPHGIIIASSVILVFLVAVLVVIFRRLSKYSCFCNQPMHCKELLWCSVQSLIWGNSNFRFPFHQPHQLTLG; encoded by the exons GCTTGGAGATTACTGTGACAGCCAAAGTAGGAGATGAAGCCAAACTTCCTTGCAATTGCCACAAAAAATATACAGTCAATGAACTGAAGACTTACACAATCTACTGGCAAAAACCAGTAGGAAATGGGAAAAAAGATCTGGTTGTGATAGCTCACAGAGATGGCAAAGACGAACCCAATAGAAAAGACCAACGTTATCAGAACAGAACAAAGATGAATGAGCAGAATCTTACACTTTCGATTTTCTCAGTGCAAGCATCAGATAAGGGCACATATAAGTGCATCATTATAACGAATGAAGGAACAGATGAAGAATCCGTCAACTTCTCTGTGGTGG CTGATTTTAGTAAGCCTAATATATATGCAGAGATACCTAATGGCTGTGACCTAACTCAGTTGACACTCAGGTGTTCTTCTCATGGAGGACTAAACAAAGATTTTAAGATGCTTGGATCTATCAATAATAAGACAGAGAAATGGACTGTTTCTTCAACAACTGACAACCAGACTGAACTTCTTAATGTTACTGGCTACATGCAGCTCAACGTGACTGAAAATATTGTTGTCCAATGCTCagttgtgtatgctggaatccagaTTTCTGCCAACTTCACATGGT CTATATCAAAGGAGTGTTTATTGACTGCTCCACCACATGGGATCATTATTGCTTCCTCCGTGATTCTCGTTTTTCTTGTAGCTGTGCTAGTAGTAATCTTTCGGCGGCTCAGTAAGTATAGTTGCTTTTGTAACCAACCCATGCACTGTAAAGAACTATTGTGGTGTAGTGTTCAGAGTTTAATTTGGGGAAACTCTAATTTCAGATTTCCATTTCATCAACCCCATCAGCTGACTTTGGGCTAG